A DNA window from Rhizobium jaguaris contains the following coding sequences:
- a CDS encoding ABC transporter substrate-binding protein — translation MLTKTIAGLALSVAVTCAAAPAFSADLVLYDALDFSGKVAKAFEAKTGLKVDVVEPGSTGEVLGKIAAEGNNPQFDIVWLDGSAVMERMASDHVLQPIPGDVYDKAAFTDFGKSLIPASHAFLPTGASTTALEVNTKKVPADKTPKSWADLAHFAGTVAAKDPNLSGPAYQWLAGFFQTNGLDAGKDLLGKVLTVKSLSGLSSGGKVNTAVLTGNASVGINQDSAIFAKIAGGEPVIAVYPTEGSIALPQGLGISAKTTHMDAARKFIDFVTSAEGQAAMQDGDDTDFFFMPVITGVKAKPGRQTDVAFVHLDDKVASAHETEWKQWYKDHFVP, via the coding sequence ATGCTTACTAAAACTATAGCTGGACTTGCGCTGAGTGTAGCGGTGACATGCGCAGCCGCCCCGGCCTTTTCCGCAGACCTGGTGCTGTACGATGCGCTCGATTTCAGCGGCAAGGTAGCCAAGGCTTTCGAAGCCAAGACCGGCCTCAAGGTCGATGTCGTCGAGCCCGGCAGCACCGGCGAAGTGCTTGGCAAGATCGCCGCCGAAGGCAACAACCCGCAATTCGATATCGTCTGGCTGGATGGCTCGGCCGTGATGGAACGCATGGCGTCGGATCACGTCCTGCAGCCGATCCCGGGCGATGTTTATGACAAGGCGGCCTTCACCGATTTCGGCAAGTCGCTGATCCCGGCAAGCCATGCCTTCCTGCCGACCGGCGCCAGCACCACGGCTCTCGAAGTAAACACCAAGAAGGTGCCCGCCGACAAGACGCCGAAGTCCTGGGCCGATCTTGCGCATTTCGCCGGCACCGTCGCCGCCAAGGACCCGAACCTCTCAGGTCCGGCCTACCAGTGGCTCGCAGGCTTCTTCCAGACCAACGGTCTCGATGCCGGCAAGGATCTGCTCGGCAAGGTGCTGACCGTGAAGTCGCTCTCGGGCCTCTCCAGCGGCGGTAAGGTCAATACGGCCGTGCTGACCGGCAATGCTTCCGTCGGCATCAACCAGGACAGCGCCATCTTCGCAAAGATCGCCGGCGGCGAACCCGTGATTGCCGTTTATCCGACAGAGGGTTCGATTGCCCTGCCGCAGGGCCTCGGCATTAGCGCCAAGACGACGCATATGGATGCTGCCCGCAAGTTCATCGATTTCGTGACGAGTGCTGAAGGCCAGGCAGCCATGCAGGACGGCGACGATACCGACTTCTTCTTCATGCCCGTCATTACCGGCGTCAAGGCGAAGCCCGGCCGTCAGACCGACGTCGCCTTCGTACACCTCGACGACAAGGTCGCTTCCGCGCACGAGACCGAATGGAAGCAATGGTATAAGGATCATTTCGTCCCATGA
- a CDS encoding carbohydrate ABC transporter permease gives MQAARHSAPPAALTSSPSKERQRRRRRQLGDNSWGYLFLAPWIIGMLLFLAGPTLVSLYLSFTNFNLLNPPKWIGAMNYVRLFTMDSRYLTSLRVTFTYVAFAVPLNLAFALALAMLLNAKIKGLGLYRAVYYVPSLLGGSVAIAILWRQVFGPSGIVSQILAVFGVQGASWVSSPNSALWTLIMLHVWQFGSPMIIFLAGLKQIPKELYEAAVVDGAGRWQQFRMITVPMLTPVIFFNLILQIINSFQAFTPAFIVSGGTGGPLDSTLFYTLYLYLQGFGNFRMGYASAMGWVLLIIIGAFTALAFLSSKYWVHYEDER, from the coding sequence ATGCAAGCGGCACGGCACAGCGCGCCGCCTGCAGCGCTGACCTCATCCCCTTCAAAGGAGCGCCAGCGGCGGCGTCGAAGGCAGCTCGGCGACAACAGCTGGGGCTACCTCTTTCTCGCGCCCTGGATCATCGGCATGCTGCTATTCTTGGCAGGTCCGACGCTGGTGTCGCTCTATCTCTCCTTCACCAACTTCAACCTGCTGAACCCGCCGAAATGGATCGGGGCGATGAATTATGTCCGGCTGTTCACCATGGATAGCCGCTATCTAACCTCGCTGAGGGTGACCTTCACCTATGTTGCCTTCGCCGTACCATTGAACCTCGCCTTCGCGCTGGCGCTCGCCATGTTGCTGAACGCCAAGATCAAGGGCCTGGGGCTTTATCGGGCTGTCTACTACGTGCCGTCGCTGCTGGGCGGCAGCGTGGCGATTGCCATTCTCTGGCGGCAGGTTTTCGGTCCGAGCGGCATCGTCAGCCAGATCCTTGCGGTTTTCGGTGTCCAGGGTGCGAGCTGGGTATCCTCGCCGAATTCGGCGCTGTGGACCCTGATCATGCTGCATGTCTGGCAGTTCGGCTCGCCGATGATTATTTTTCTCGCGGGGCTGAAGCAGATCCCCAAGGAGCTCTATGAGGCCGCGGTGGTCGATGGCGCCGGCCGCTGGCAGCAGTTCCGGATGATTACCGTGCCGATGCTGACGCCAGTGATCTTCTTCAACCTGATCCTGCAGATCATCAATTCGTTCCAGGCCTTCACGCCCGCCTTCATCGTCAGCGGCGGCACCGGCGGCCCGCTCGATTCGACGCTGTTCTACACGCTCTACCTTTATCTGCAGGGGTTCGGAAATTTCCGGATGGGCTACGCATCGGCCATGGGCTGGGTCTTGCTCATCATCATCGGCGCCTTCACCGCGCTGGCATTTCTCTCCAGCAAATACTGGGTTCACTACGAGGACGAGAGGTAG
- a CDS encoding ABC transporter substrate-binding protein, whose translation MAKNKTADDLARFAENGELSRRSLLIGAAMLAGSGLLPEIARAQGAAEMLVAWWGSDDRHQKTLKLLKLFESKHPGLKMDAQYGGLIGYQDKISTQFAGGNAPDIMQISDNREALIASGRLLQLDDAIASGKINLADANKSVVETIKVGGKLYSIPWGLACGCFFLDTKAFQDANVALPGPDWTWDQYAEKAKAINKASGGKVYGSADIWAPAGTRSLYPFEFFLRQRGKSTFTTDGQLGFEQAELTEWFTFWDDLRKAGGVPPAEITAAEGGYETSPIITGKAAMYPVNSSIASSLQALTKNKLVCAVVPNGINSKALSGPTFGAFINASLQVFVNAATKQKDLAVDFLNFVTNDPDAAKVHLMARGVPLSAKIAESILPAVSPIEQSMADVIKYTQNHSAAPGVTWPTTGGQVQDLMQRSHQAIAFGQSSVADAATKFFGEAGIILN comes from the coding sequence ATGGCCAAGAATAAGACCGCAGATGATTTGGCTCGATTTGCAGAGAACGGCGAGCTTAGTCGCCGCAGCCTGCTGATCGGCGCCGCAATGCTTGCCGGAAGCGGGCTGCTGCCCGAGATCGCCCGCGCACAGGGAGCGGCCGAAATGCTGGTCGCCTGGTGGGGTTCGGATGACCGGCACCAGAAGACGTTGAAGTTGTTGAAGCTATTCGAATCCAAACATCCCGGTCTGAAGATGGATGCGCAATATGGCGGACTTATCGGCTATCAGGATAAGATTTCCACACAGTTCGCCGGCGGCAACGCTCCCGACATCATGCAGATTTCCGACAATCGCGAGGCGCTGATAGCGTCGGGCCGCTTGCTGCAATTGGACGACGCCATCGCCAGCGGAAAGATAAATCTTGCTGATGCGAATAAGAGTGTCGTTGAAACCATCAAGGTCGGCGGCAAGCTCTACAGCATTCCCTGGGGGCTGGCCTGCGGCTGCTTCTTCCTCGACACGAAAGCCTTCCAGGACGCCAATGTCGCCTTGCCCGGCCCGGACTGGACCTGGGATCAATATGCGGAGAAGGCCAAAGCGATCAACAAGGCAAGCGGCGGCAAGGTCTACGGTTCCGCCGACATTTGGGCGCCGGCCGGCACTCGCTCGCTCTATCCCTTCGAGTTCTTCCTGCGTCAGCGCGGCAAGTCGACGTTCACGACCGATGGCCAGCTCGGTTTTGAGCAGGCAGAACTGACGGAATGGTTCACCTTCTGGGACGATCTGCGCAAAGCGGGCGGCGTGCCGCCTGCCGAGATCACAGCGGCCGAAGGCGGCTACGAGACCTCGCCGATCATCACGGGCAAGGCGGCGATGTATCCCGTCAACAGCTCGATAGCATCGTCGCTGCAGGCGCTGACCAAGAACAAGCTCGTCTGCGCGGTCGTCCCGAACGGCATCAACAGCAAGGCGCTGTCCGGCCCGACATTCGGCGCCTTCATCAATGCCAGCTTACAGGTCTTCGTCAACGCCGCCACGAAGCAGAAAGATCTGGCGGTCGATTTCCTGAATTTCGTTACCAACGATCCCGATGCCGCGAAGGTCCATTTGATGGCACGTGGCGTGCCGTTGTCGGCGAAGATTGCGGAATCGATCCTGCCAGCCGTTTCGCCGATCGAGCAGAGCATGGCCGATGTCATCAAATATACCCAGAACCACTCTGCGGCTCCCGGTGTCACCTGGCCGACGACCGGGGGACAGGTGCAGGACCTGATGCAGCGCTCACATCAGGCGATTGCCTTCGGCCAAAGCAGTGTCGCCGACGCTGCCACGAAGTTCTTCGGTGAGGCCGGGATCATTTTGAACTGA
- a CDS encoding COG4280 domain-containing protein, translating to MNSLTPILSTITASFLGSFVEVVEAFTIVLAVGVTRSWRPALTGAVLALAVLAALVLIFGPLLALVPITILQFVVGVLLILFGMRWLRKAILRSLGVIALHDEEAAFSKETAALRQQSGDRRADYLAGLASFKAVLLEGVEVVFIVIAVGGAHGLTLYAALGALAAFILVMLIGLLVHRPLATVPENTLKFVVGLMLTSFGIFWTGEGIGADWPGADLALIAIFAIVALASFAIIRSLRGSVGKPTAKAAQ from the coding sequence ATGAACAGTCTCACACCCATTCTTTCCACCATAACAGCGTCCTTCCTCGGTTCTTTCGTCGAAGTCGTGGAAGCCTTCACCATCGTCCTCGCAGTCGGGGTCACGCGGAGCTGGCGTCCGGCGCTGACGGGTGCCGTGCTGGCACTCGCCGTGCTTGCCGCCCTCGTCCTGATCTTCGGGCCGCTGCTGGCGCTGGTGCCGATCACTATACTGCAATTCGTGGTCGGCGTTCTCCTGATCCTGTTCGGCATGCGCTGGCTGCGCAAAGCCATTCTGCGGTCGCTCGGCGTCATAGCCCTGCATGACGAGGAAGCGGCCTTCTCCAAGGAGACGGCGGCGCTTCGGCAACAGTCCGGGGACCGGCGCGCCGACTATCTCGCCGGCCTTGCCTCCTTCAAGGCAGTGCTATTGGAGGGCGTTGAGGTGGTCTTCATCGTCATTGCCGTCGGCGGCGCCCATGGCTTGACGCTCTACGCCGCCCTCGGCGCGCTGGCCGCCTTCATCCTGGTTATGCTGATCGGCCTGCTGGTGCATCGTCCGCTCGCCACCGTGCCGGAAAACACACTCAAATTCGTTGTCGGCCTGATGTTGACCAGTTTCGGCATCTTCTGGACCGGCGAAGGCATCGGCGCGGACTGGCCGGGCGCAGATCTTGCGCTTATCGCGATCTTCGCGATCGTTGCCCTGGCGTCCTTCGCCATCATCCGCAGCCTGCGCGGCTCCGTCGGCAAACCCACAGCAAAGGCAGCCCAATGA
- a CDS encoding ABC transporter ATP-binding protein, which translates to MTASLDCIGICKSLGGRPVLDNLDLKIAAGEVVSLLGASGSGKTTLLRIIAGLINPDSGIVKFDDTVVWSRQSVVPPERRRVGMVFQDYALWPHMTVSQNLSFGLQSQRLSETEVAGRLDHALEVTRLIAYRNRYPAELSGGQQQRVAIARCLAARPALMLFDEPLSNLDAALREDMRVEMMELVRREATTVIYVTHDQAEAMAVSDRIAVMRSGVIAQFDTPQAIYEAPADAFVASFIGGFSIVPGEARDGRFKIENAPAEALRTGGAQSGSALLVVRPEDARPSDAYPDNRLQGIVQSSAFQGRCWRLMIDIGPHRVRLDWPQAMPTGTPLVFSLPPERCVVLTA; encoded by the coding sequence ATGACCGCTTCGCTGGACTGTATCGGTATCTGCAAATCGCTCGGCGGCCGCCCTGTGCTCGACAATCTCGATCTGAAAATCGCTGCCGGCGAGGTCGTCTCGCTGCTCGGCGCCAGTGGATCGGGAAAAACGACGCTGCTTCGCATCATCGCCGGACTGATCAATCCGGACAGCGGCATCGTCAAGTTCGACGATACGGTCGTCTGGAGCCGACAATCCGTCGTGCCGCCGGAAAGGCGCCGCGTTGGCATGGTGTTTCAGGACTATGCCCTGTGGCCGCATATGACCGTATCCCAGAACCTGTCCTTCGGGCTGCAGTCACAACGCCTGTCCGAAACAGAAGTAGCGGGGCGGCTGGATCATGCCCTCGAGGTCACTCGTCTGATCGCCTATCGCAACCGCTATCCGGCGGAACTGTCCGGCGGCCAGCAGCAGCGTGTGGCAATCGCCCGCTGTCTTGCCGCCCGCCCCGCGTTGATGCTGTTCGACGAGCCGCTCAGCAATCTCGATGCCGCGCTGCGCGAGGATATGCGGGTGGAAATGATGGAGCTGGTGCGCCGCGAGGCCACAACGGTCATCTATGTCACCCATGACCAGGCCGAGGCTATGGCCGTGTCGGATCGTATTGCGGTTATGCGCTCCGGCGTCATCGCGCAGTTCGATACGCCGCAGGCCATCTATGAGGCCCCAGCGGACGCTTTCGTTGCCAGCTTCATCGGTGGCTTCTCGATCGTTCCGGGGGAGGCCCGCGACGGTCGTTTCAAGATCGAGAATGCTCCGGCCGAAGCATTGCGCACGGGCGGTGCCCAAAGCGGCAGCGCGCTCCTGGTCGTTCGGCCGGAAGACGCGCGACCATCCGATGCCTATCCCGACAACCGGCTTCAGGGTATTGTCCAGTCCAGCGCTTTCCAAGGACGCTGCTGGCGCTTGATGATCGATATCGGACCCCATCGCGTCCGGCTCGACTGGCCGCAGGCCATGCCCACCGGCACACCGTTGGTCTTCTCCTTGCCGCCCGAACGCTGTGTGGTCCTTACCGCCTAA
- a CDS encoding aldo/keto reductase, with product MQKIALGRTGLQVSRIALGGYPFGGLNRANNWDPWSEEGRKSAIATINRALDLGINYIDTAPAYGEGNSERLIGEVMKSRRDECVLATKVRWDGIGKADVIASVRDSLKRLNTDRLDIVQFHGGMFSAEEYEHIVKGGPLEGLLELREKGEIGFIGLTAEEPWTARQFLKHKEFDVFQLAYNFIYQSAARHILNEARAENVGVVTMRTMTSGIFQRGVRYLAPDWQKAKDLFQVCLEFVLSDSRVHSAIVGMRWPEEVDLNVKLVNDFHPAFDFAQLPRMTVDVYRAQDAE from the coding sequence ATGCAGAAAATAGCTCTTGGCAGAACCGGCCTGCAGGTATCGCGGATCGCGCTTGGCGGATATCCCTTCGGCGGGCTCAACCGCGCCAACAACTGGGACCCATGGTCGGAAGAGGGGCGGAAATCGGCGATCGCCACCATCAACCGCGCCCTCGATCTCGGCATCAATTATATCGACACGGCTCCCGCCTATGGCGAAGGCAATAGCGAGAGGCTGATCGGTGAGGTGATGAAGAGCCGCCGCGACGAATGCGTGCTGGCCACCAAAGTTCGTTGGGATGGCATCGGCAAGGCGGACGTCATCGCCAGCGTGCGCGACAGCCTGAAGCGCCTCAACACCGACCGCCTCGACATCGTGCAGTTTCACGGTGGTATGTTCTCGGCGGAGGAGTACGAGCACATCGTCAAGGGTGGGCCGCTCGAGGGGCTACTGGAATTGCGGGAGAAAGGCGAGATCGGCTTTATCGGACTGACGGCGGAAGAGCCGTGGACGGCGCGGCAATTCTTGAAACACAAGGAATTCGATGTCTTCCAACTCGCCTATAACTTCATCTACCAATCGGCGGCGCGGCATATTCTCAACGAGGCCAGGGCCGAAAATGTCGGCGTCGTCACCATGCGCACCATGACCTCCGGGATATTTCAGCGCGGAGTGCGTTATCTCGCACCCGATTGGCAGAAAGCGAAGGACCTTTTCCAGGTCTGCCTTGAATTCGTCCTGTCGGATAGCCGCGTCCACTCGGCCATTGTCGGGATGCGCTGGCCGGAGGAGGTCGATCTCAATGTCAAACTGGTCAACGATTTCCATCCGGCTTTCGACTTTGCGCAACTGCCCCGCATGACCGTCGATGTCTATCGGGCGCAGGATGCGGAATGA
- a CDS encoding amidohydrolase family protein, with protein MSDNPLLIDAYAHVGMPRFQSVGDYEGVMARAGIGRAVLCSFDSSPDLAAIHTAISRSPDKFRGLGVPLGNDRKEMEAAVRAQLTAGFSGLRLTDEDVIERPWLLDILAAEGRIAIVCGRPSADQTARAVLANLERNPDAIVIGGHFAGVGDPGILAYGPAAALFAHPRFHVVFSRHGGFPAAAVLTWAEAVVARTGWSRILWGSEAPVMFWRTETMPEAIDWVERLSPTLEERTAFHGGNAARLYFGQPAAIAPLFLPFDPETRARSFPATLWANGLPVDQALAGRMVHAWLEAGGKGNLGTFVEKLLDHVLPPLPVSDRG; from the coding sequence ATGAGCGATAATCCGTTGCTGATCGATGCCTACGCCCATGTCGGCATGCCGCGTTTCCAGAGCGTCGGGGATTATGAGGGCGTGATGGCACGGGCGGGGATCGGCCGCGCGGTACTCTGTTCCTTCGACAGCAGCCCGGATTTGGCCGCCATTCACACGGCGATCAGCCGGTCGCCGGACAAATTCCGCGGTCTCGGTGTTCCTCTCGGCAACGACCGAAAGGAGATGGAGGCCGCTGTCCGCGCTCAGCTCACGGCAGGCTTCAGCGGCCTCAGATTGACGGATGAGGATGTGATCGAGCGGCCATGGCTGCTCGATATTCTCGCCGCCGAAGGTCGGATCGCTATCGTCTGCGGGCGGCCATCTGCCGACCAAACCGCCCGGGCGGTGCTCGCCAATCTCGAACGCAATCCCGACGCCATCGTGATCGGGGGACATTTCGCCGGTGTCGGCGATCCGGGAATTCTCGCTTATGGCCCCGCTGCCGCGCTCTTCGCCCATCCCCGTTTTCATGTCGTCTTCTCCCGGCACGGCGGATTTCCGGCCGCTGCCGTTCTGACCTGGGCAGAGGCAGTGGTCGCCCGGACCGGATGGAGCCGTATCCTCTGGGGTTCTGAAGCCCCCGTTATGTTCTGGCGGACGGAGACCATGCCGGAGGCGATCGACTGGGTGGAGCGGCTCTCGCCGACATTGGAGGAGCGCACCGCATTCCACGGCGGCAATGCGGCGAGGCTCTATTTCGGCCAGCCCGCCGCTATCGCGCCGCTTTTTTTGCCATTTGATCCTGAGACGCGCGCACGGTCGTTCCCGGCGACACTTTGGGCGAATGGCCTGCCGGTGGATCAGGCACTTGCAGGGCGGATGGTCCACGCCTGGCTGGAGGCCGGCGGCAAGGGAAATCTCGGCACCTTTGTGGAGAAGCTGCTCGACCATGTCTTGCCGCCCTTGCCCGTAAGCGACCGCGGCTGA
- a CDS encoding ABC transporter permease, which translates to MTVLHHEGAAAFARGSNSRGLSPNGLLAFIGRLCGPMAIYAVFFLLIGLPLALVLIQSVMPRLFDVQAGSTAFSLEPLAHAFASPRILQSILNSLELAATVAVTTTALGGAFAVLVQRCNVPLRGVIAVTPWLVFLTPSYLKALAWVLLMSSGGYLAQLGILPQAWSDAFFGLEGLVFVHTLGLFPLASFIIASALAGLGSELEDAARLYGSSPLRIWLRINGPLLAPAIALSIIATFAEVLSDFGLASTIARTSNFGVLTYGIYSATSDYPVDFASAGAQALILLALVLLVVLADRMLRRRADPRLISGRARPAHRYELGLWRWPATIAALAVVFLALVLPLLAVAIRALSQTLGQGLDRSNFTLVNVQTALSLGTAANQGLLRSLGYAGLTAIIASGIALLLSARLDRSNSLMRTIAIGLSLGAVAIPGIVLGFGYILVWNRLPGFRDWPFPHYGDGSLLVTGYVAAALPYCLVVILSAIGQLAPSLTDAARLQGAGAMRRLLAITLPLVFLSVVTAFLLTFIRTVFELPMSQMLIPLSGPAAPTLILKLFSHDQDGLACAIALMAMAVAGGGAAAAWMLVRRFMPKRGSNTRGDNVK; encoded by the coding sequence ATGACCGTTCTGCATCATGAAGGGGCCGCGGCATTCGCCCGCGGCTCCAACAGCAGAGGCTTGTCGCCGAATGGATTGCTGGCTTTCATTGGCCGTCTCTGCGGGCCGATGGCCATTTATGCCGTGTTCTTCCTGCTGATCGGGCTACCCCTGGCGCTTGTGCTGATCCAGTCCGTGATGCCGCGGCTGTTCGACGTTCAAGCCGGCAGCACCGCCTTTAGTCTGGAGCCGCTGGCGCATGCTTTCGCCTCGCCGCGTATTCTCCAGTCGATCCTGAATTCATTGGAGCTGGCCGCAACGGTCGCCGTGACGACCACCGCCCTTGGCGGCGCCTTCGCTGTCCTCGTGCAGCGATGCAACGTGCCCCTGCGCGGCGTCATCGCCGTCACGCCCTGGCTGGTGTTCTTGACGCCCTCCTATCTCAAGGCGCTGGCTTGGGTGCTGCTGATGTCGTCCGGCGGCTATCTGGCGCAGCTCGGCATTCTGCCGCAGGCCTGGAGCGATGCCTTCTTCGGGCTCGAAGGCCTGGTCTTCGTCCACACGCTCGGTCTTTTCCCCTTGGCCAGCTTCATCATCGCCAGCGCGCTTGCCGGGCTCGGCAGCGAGCTCGAAGATGCGGCGCGGCTATACGGCTCGTCTCCGCTGAGAATATGGCTGCGGATCAACGGCCCCCTGCTCGCGCCGGCCATCGCGCTCAGCATCATCGCCACCTTTGCAGAGGTGCTGTCTGATTTCGGCCTTGCCTCGACCATCGCCCGAACCTCGAACTTCGGCGTGCTGACCTACGGCATCTATTCCGCGACCAGCGATTATCCCGTCGACTTCGCTTCGGCAGGCGCACAGGCGCTGATCCTGCTCGCTTTGGTTCTGCTTGTGGTGCTGGCCGACCGGATGCTGCGCCGCCGGGCCGATCCCCGTCTGATCTCCGGAAGAGCGCGACCCGCGCACCGATATGAGCTTGGTCTCTGGCGCTGGCCCGCGACCATCGCTGCGCTCGCCGTCGTCTTCCTCGCACTGGTCCTGCCATTGCTCGCAGTCGCCATCCGGGCATTGAGCCAGACCCTCGGCCAGGGGCTGGACCGGAGCAACTTCACGCTGGTCAATGTCCAGACGGCTTTGAGCCTCGGCACGGCGGCAAATCAGGGCCTGCTGCGCAGTCTCGGCTATGCCGGCCTGACAGCGATCATCGCGAGCGGCATCGCCCTGCTCCTCTCCGCCCGGCTCGACCGCTCCAATTCGCTTATGCGCACGATCGCCATCGGCCTGTCGCTCGGCGCAGTCGCCATTCCCGGCATCGTGCTCGGCTTCGGCTATATTCTTGTCTGGAACCGCCTGCCCGGCTTCCGCGACTGGCCGTTCCCACACTATGGCGACGGCTCGCTGCTGGTCACCGGCTATGTCGCGGCTGCCTTGCCCTATTGCCTCGTCGTCATCCTTTCGGCCATTGGCCAGCTGGCACCAAGCCTGACCGACGCAGCGCGACTGCAAGGCGCGGGCGCAATGCGCCGCCTGCTTGCCATCACCTTGCCGCTGGTCTTCCTGAGCGTGGTGACGGCCTTCCTCCTGACCTTCATCCGCACAGTTTTCGAACTGCCGATGTCGCAAATGCTCATTCCGCTCAGCGGCCCCGCTGCCCCGACGCTGATCCTGAAACTGTTCAGCCATGATCAGGACGGCCTCGCTTGCGCCATCGCATTGATGGCGATGGCGGTTGCCGGCGGCGGCGCGGCCGCGGCGTGGATGCTGGTACGGCGCTTCATGCCGAAACGTGGCAGCAACACCAGAGGAGACAATGTAAAATGA
- a CDS encoding carbohydrate ABC transporter permease: MASLAGPIKTRRRRRDWRWLLHVVLIVGAFLMLYPLLWMIGSSFKPEGEIFSNLNPIPTRLDFSNYIKGWTLGTGTSFSTFFLNSFIVCLGAIVGNLLSCSLAAYAFARINFHFKGILFALMIGTLMLPFHVTVVPQYIIFNRLGWINTFLPLIVPKFFAVDAFFIFLMVQFIRGIPLELEQAAMVDGCNRFQIFTLIILPLMMPALVTTTIFTFIWTWNDFFSQLLYLNTEKNYTVSLGLRQFLDASGQSSWGSMFAMTTLSLVPVFLVFLFFQKRLVEGIATTGLKG; this comes from the coding sequence ATGGCAAGCCTTGCAGGCCCGATCAAGACAAGGCGCAGACGCAGGGACTGGCGATGGCTGCTGCACGTCGTGCTTATCGTCGGCGCCTTCCTGATGCTCTATCCGCTGCTGTGGATGATCGGCAGTTCCTTCAAGCCGGAAGGAGAGATCTTCTCCAATCTCAACCCCATTCCGACGAGGCTGGATTTCTCCAATTATATCAAGGGTTGGACGCTCGGCACCGGCACGTCGTTTTCGACCTTCTTCCTCAATTCCTTCATCGTCTGCCTGGGTGCGATCGTCGGCAATCTGCTGTCCTGCTCGCTCGCGGCCTACGCTTTCGCTCGCATCAATTTCCACTTCAAAGGCATTCTCTTCGCCCTGATGATCGGCACGCTGATGCTGCCGTTTCATGTCACGGTCGTGCCGCAATACATCATTTTCAATAGGCTCGGCTGGATCAACACCTTCCTGCCGCTGATCGTGCCGAAGTTCTTCGCAGTCGATGCCTTCTTCATCTTCCTGATGGTGCAATTCATCCGCGGCATACCGTTGGAACTCGAACAGGCGGCAATGGTTGACGGCTGCAATCGTTTCCAGATCTTCACGCTGATCATCCTGCCGCTGATGATGCCGGCGCTGGTGACGACGACGATCTTCACCTTCATCTGGACTTGGAACGACTTCTTCTCGCAGCTTCTCTATTTGAATACCGAGAAGAACTACACGGTCTCGCTCGGTCTTCGGCAGTTCCTCGATGCGTCGGGGCAATCCTCTTGGGGCTCGATGTTCGCCATGACGACGCTGTCGCTGGTGCCGGTTTTCCTCGTCTTCCTGTTTTTCCAGAAGCGCCTCGTCGAAGGCATCGCAACCACGGGGCTTAAAGGGTGA